The Thunnus thynnus chromosome 22, fThuThy2.1, whole genome shotgun sequence genome includes a window with the following:
- the LOC137175263 gene encoding uncharacterized protein isoform X1 — translation MKKLWSCLCFLVLAVLPISRGQDTTVSQQNSTDYDHNSDTSMTTTNTILPGETTDATNNMSSSSSQNSETLNGTTPAQNNTGGGNNTPVNESSTTLQATTTSGKKPENEGDASNGSVATATTSSSSETTAGKDSSSWGYVILVLIILVIIILCVILYLLRRVSRTYSFDLQRPSPASHCNEPTGTFEPVYLDDLDQTAPEDRVNNDYTPPPTLANGTTPQSEEKDSSGENAPQDQTDTNGFETLSIGINSPPADIMSDQLMNTDIFFNGSGEEQQNENNNNPSVCSSDPFVEINLDEPAWCDQLLTSPELPSSVLPFSPFSFSTSSSSS, via the exons ATGAAGAAGTTGTGGAGTTGCCTCTGCTTCCTCG ttcTAGCAGTATTGCCTATTTCCAGAGGACAGGATACAACTGTTTCCCAACAAAACAGCACTGACTATGACCATAATTCAG ATACCTCTATGACTACTACCAACACGATTCTGCCGGGTGAAACTACAGATGCCACCAACAACatgtcttcctcttcctctcagaACAGCGAAACCTTGAATGGAACAACTCCG GCACAAAACAACACTGGAGGTGGGAACAACACTCCAGTCAATGAATCCAGCACAACGTTACAGGCAACAACAACCTCGGGTAAAAAGCCAGAGAACGAGGGCGATGCTAGCAATGGCAGCGTGGCTACGGCGACAACCAGCTCCTCATCAG AAACAACAGCAGGCAAGGATAGTTCGTCCTGGG GTTACGTGATCCTGGTGTTGATCATCCTGGTGATCATTATTCTGTGTGTCATCCTCTACTTACTCCGGAGAGTCTCCAGG ACGTATTCATTTGACCTCCAGCGTCCGAGTCCTGCCAGCCATTGCAACGAACCCACAGGCACCTTTGAACCAGTCTACCTGGACGAcctgg ATCAAACAGCCCCTGAAGACCGGGTGAACAACGATTACACTCCCCCCCCTACATTAGCCAATGGCACAACTCCACAGTCGGAGGAGAAGGACTCTAGTGGAGAGAACG CTCCGCAGGACCAGACAGATACAAACGGTTTCGAGACTTTGTCCATCGGTATCAACAGCCCCCCAGCTGACATCATGTCTGACCAGTTGATGAATACCGACATATTCTTCAATGGGAGCGGGGAGGAGCAGCAGAacgaaaacaacaacaacccat CGGTGTGCTCCAGTGACCCGTTTGTTGAAATAAACCTGGATGAGCCGGCGTGGTGTGACCAGCTTCTCACCTCTCCTGAACtcccctcctctgtcctccctttctctcctttctccttctccacctcctcctcctcttcttag
- the LOC137175263 gene encoding papilin-like isoform X2 produces the protein MKKLWSCLCFLVLAVLPISRGQDTTVSQQNSTDYDHNSDTSMTTTNTILPGETTDATNNMSSSSSQNSETLNGTTPAQNNTGGGNNTPVNESSTTLQATTTSGKKPENEGDASNGSVATATTSSSSETTAGKDSSSWGYVILVLIILVIIILCVILYLLRRVSRTYSFDLQRPSPASHCNEPTGTFEPVYLDDLDQTAPEDRVNNDYTPPPTLANGTTPQSEEKDSSGENAPQDQTDTNGFETLSIGINSPPADIMSDQLMNTDIFFNGSGEEQQNENNNNPCETVCVDIHNTMEPSSGVLQ, from the exons ATGAAGAAGTTGTGGAGTTGCCTCTGCTTCCTCG ttcTAGCAGTATTGCCTATTTCCAGAGGACAGGATACAACTGTTTCCCAACAAAACAGCACTGACTATGACCATAATTCAG ATACCTCTATGACTACTACCAACACGATTCTGCCGGGTGAAACTACAGATGCCACCAACAACatgtcttcctcttcctctcagaACAGCGAAACCTTGAATGGAACAACTCCG GCACAAAACAACACTGGAGGTGGGAACAACACTCCAGTCAATGAATCCAGCACAACGTTACAGGCAACAACAACCTCGGGTAAAAAGCCAGAGAACGAGGGCGATGCTAGCAATGGCAGCGTGGCTACGGCGACAACCAGCTCCTCATCAG AAACAACAGCAGGCAAGGATAGTTCGTCCTGGG GTTACGTGATCCTGGTGTTGATCATCCTGGTGATCATTATTCTGTGTGTCATCCTCTACTTACTCCGGAGAGTCTCCAGG ACGTATTCATTTGACCTCCAGCGTCCGAGTCCTGCCAGCCATTGCAACGAACCCACAGGCACCTTTGAACCAGTCTACCTGGACGAcctgg ATCAAACAGCCCCTGAAGACCGGGTGAACAACGATTACACTCCCCCCCCTACATTAGCCAATGGCACAACTCCACAGTCGGAGGAGAAGGACTCTAGTGGAGAGAACG CTCCGCAGGACCAGACAGATACAAACGGTTTCGAGACTTTGTCCATCGGTATCAACAGCCCCCCAGCTGACATCATGTCTGACCAGTTGATGAATACCGACATATTCTTCAATGGGAGCGGGGAGGAGCAGCAGAacgaaaacaacaacaacccatGTGAGACAGTGTGTGTAGATATACACAATACAATGGAGCCCAGCAG CGGTGTGCTCCAGTGA